The Achromobacter pestifer genome includes a region encoding these proteins:
- a CDS encoding acyl-CoA dehydrogenase family protein — protein sequence MQSKQERNSGDALQDLCARVRRFVDEVAIPAEAPAIARDVAALDRRVAQLRVQARAAGLYTPQLPQEWGGLGLGWRALAQVLEEAGRGFLGPAALNCAAPDQPNMLTLLRLGSPEQQDRFLAPLVRGEQRACFAMTEPAPGAGSDPSMLRTRAERRGARWVLNGHKQFISGGVGADFALVLARAESGVTLFLVPADTPGYRVVRDIGMVTGYQIGGHAEILLQDCEVGDEAVLGEPGRGLEYAQLRLEPARLSHCMRYIGRARRALETAQSYVVQRDSFGSRLADLQQIQAMVADSHIDLHAARLMTLDCAGRMDEGLSVKQHSAMTKVFVSEAVNRVADRAVQMMGASGLSDDTPVAMVWQEMRPFRIYDGANELHRATLARRLLAQA from the coding sequence ATGCAGTCCAAGCAAGAACGCAATAGCGGCGACGCCCTGCAAGACCTGTGCGCGCGCGTGCGCCGCTTCGTCGACGAGGTGGCGATCCCGGCGGAAGCCCCCGCCATCGCCCGCGACGTGGCCGCGCTGGATCGCCGCGTCGCCCAGCTGCGCGTACAAGCTCGCGCGGCCGGCCTCTATACGCCCCAGTTGCCGCAGGAATGGGGCGGCCTGGGCTTGGGCTGGCGCGCCTTGGCCCAGGTGCTCGAAGAGGCCGGCCGCGGCTTCCTGGGCCCCGCCGCGCTGAACTGCGCCGCCCCCGATCAGCCCAACATGCTGACGCTGCTGCGCCTGGGCAGCCCGGAGCAGCAGGACCGTTTCCTGGCGCCGCTGGTGCGCGGCGAGCAGCGCGCCTGCTTCGCCATGACCGAGCCCGCGCCTGGCGCCGGTTCCGACCCATCCATGCTGCGCACCCGCGCCGAACGGCGCGGCGCGCGCTGGGTGCTGAACGGACACAAGCAATTCATCAGCGGCGGCGTGGGCGCGGATTTCGCGCTAGTGCTGGCGCGCGCGGAATCCGGCGTCACGCTGTTCCTGGTGCCGGCGGACACGCCGGGCTACCGGGTGGTGCGCGACATCGGCATGGTCACGGGCTACCAGATCGGCGGGCATGCGGAGATCTTGCTGCAGGACTGCGAAGTCGGCGACGAGGCCGTGCTGGGCGAGCCCGGCCGCGGCCTGGAGTATGCGCAGCTAAGGCTGGAGCCCGCCCGCCTGTCCCACTGCATGCGCTACATAGGCCGCGCGCGGCGCGCGCTGGAAACGGCGCAATCCTATGTGGTGCAGCGCGACTCCTTCGGCTCGCGCCTGGCCGATCTGCAGCAGATCCAGGCCATGGTCGCGGACTCCCACATCGACCTGCACGCCGCCCGCCTCATGACGCTGGACTGCGCCGGCCGCATGGACGAGGGCCTGTCGGTGAAACAGCACAGCGCCATGACCAAGGTCTTCGTGTCCGAGGCCGTGAATCGCGTGGCCGACCGCGCCGTCCAGATGATGGGCGCATCGGGCCTGTCCGACGACACGCCCGTGGCCATGGTCTGGCAGGAAATGCGCCCCTTCCGCATCTACGACGGCGCCAACGAACTGCACCGCGCCACGCTGGCGCGCCGGCTGCTGGCGCAAGCCTGA
- a CDS encoding Bug family tripartite tricarboxylate transporter substrate binding protein codes for MQSCFRMLRALCAVALLGAASTAQAAAYPDKPVRLIVPYAAGGGTDTAARMIARKLAPLLGQPVVVENKPGGATQIGTAYVAGAQPDGYTLLMGTANLATNSVLYARLPYDVKKDLTPVVWATDVPVYLLLPAASPVRSLEDLKRAATQQQGLTYATAGTGSIPHLAGEQFAHQTGVALRHIPYKGSSEAATALVGGQVQMSFDNLPPVYAQVKAGRLRPIAIAAQARNPDLPDVPTLAELGVPLSASSWWGVMAPAGTPKDVIALLNRQINAVLADPEVRSYFAGLGMQPTGGTPEAFGRHIADETDRWRAVVKQAGVKIEE; via the coding sequence ATGCAATCCTGCTTTCGAATGCTGCGTGCGCTGTGCGCTGTCGCCCTGCTGGGCGCGGCCAGCACGGCGCAGGCCGCCGCCTACCCCGACAAGCCGGTGCGGCTGATCGTGCCCTACGCCGCCGGCGGCGGCACCGACACCGCGGCGCGCATGATCGCCCGCAAGCTGGCGCCCTTGCTGGGCCAGCCCGTGGTGGTCGAGAACAAGCCTGGCGGCGCCACGCAGATCGGCACCGCTTATGTCGCCGGCGCGCAGCCCGATGGCTACACCTTGCTGATGGGCACCGCCAACCTGGCGACCAACAGCGTGCTGTACGCCAGGCTGCCCTATGACGTGAAGAAGGACCTGACGCCCGTGGTCTGGGCCACGGACGTGCCGGTCTACCTGCTGCTGCCCGCCGCCAGCCCGGTGCGCAGCCTGGAAGACCTGAAGCGCGCCGCCACGCAGCAGCAGGGCCTGACCTACGCCACCGCCGGCACGGGCAGCATCCCGCATCTGGCGGGCGAACAGTTCGCGCACCAGACCGGCGTCGCCCTGCGGCACATTCCCTACAAGGGCAGCAGCGAGGCCGCCACCGCGCTGGTCGGCGGGCAGGTCCAGATGAGCTTCGACAACCTGCCGCCGGTCTACGCGCAGGTCAAGGCCGGCCGCCTGCGGCCCATCGCCATCGCGGCGCAGGCGCGCAATCCCGATCTGCCCGACGTTCCCACGCTGGCCGAGCTGGGCGTGCCGCTGTCGGCCTCGTCCTGGTGGGGCGTGATGGCGCCCGCGGGCACGCCCAAGGACGTGATCGCCCTGCTGAACCGGCAGATCAACGCCGTGCTGGCCGATCCAGAGGTGCGCAGCTACTTCGCCGGGCTGGGCATGCAGCCCACCGGCGGCACGCCCGAAGCCTTCGGCCGGCACATCGCCGACGAAACCGACAGATGGCGCGCCGTGGTCAAGCAGGCCGGCGTCAAGATCGAGGAATAA